In Treponema vincentii, a single window of DNA contains:
- a CDS encoding coproporphyrinogen-III oxidase family protein has protein sequence MKPSGLYIHIPFCTQKCRYCDFYSITQKAGFFPYHPNPQFIERLLQDVRSFKERYAIEAWKTVYIGGGTPSLLHPDDISTLAAGIRKEQYLAVQEFTIEANPEDIHPEWLAACSEGSINRLSIGVQTFDNDVLAVNGRRGSKEKTITALNTIKSRWHGELSCDLIAGLTGQTAQSLSDDVQRLIDYRIEHISLYGLCSEEPLPDTREDFISELLRENTELLAENGYIRYEVSNFSYRDKHRSLHNQIYWNMEPYVGIGPVACGTLIHEDSGGKFIAAERFEGIKDIGKWMTAADRTSVYPCEHIDRNIFLEEVLLMGFRLSEGINRPAFARRFGADITAFIGNTLRLWEKRRQCRIGADRVYLTEEGLLFLNRFLIDALSELDTKAQCPAGKPLDLDG, from the coding sequence GTGAAGCCGTCCGGTCTTTACATTCATATCCCATTCTGCACACAAAAATGCCGCTATTGCGATTTTTATTCGATAACGCAAAAAGCGGGCTTTTTCCCTTATCATCCTAATCCCCAATTTATCGAGCGACTCCTGCAAGACGTCCGTTCTTTTAAAGAACGCTATGCTATTGAAGCATGGAAAACCGTCTATATCGGCGGCGGTACACCTTCGCTGCTGCACCCCGATGATATTAGCACCCTTGCGGCCGGTATCCGTAAAGAGCAGTATCTGGCGGTTCAAGAATTTACGATAGAGGCAAATCCCGAGGATATTCATCCCGAATGGCTTGCAGCCTGTAGCGAAGGCAGTATCAACCGGCTTTCCATCGGCGTACAGACTTTTGATAACGATGTATTGGCCGTAAACGGACGCCGCGGGTCAAAAGAAAAAACGATAACAGCGTTGAATACGATAAAAAGCCGATGGCACGGCGAACTTTCCTGTGATTTAATCGCAGGTCTGACAGGTCAAACCGCGCAGAGCCTTTCCGACGATGTGCAGCGACTCATCGATTACCGCATCGAGCACATCTCCCTCTACGGGCTTTGCAGCGAAGAACCGCTCCCCGATACCCGTGAAGATTTTATTTCCGAGCTTTTACGGGAGAACACCGAGCTTTTAGCTGAAAACGGGTACATCCGGTATGAGGTGTCGAATTTTTCGTATCGGGATAAGCACCGTTCCCTGCATAACCAAATTTATTGGAATATGGAACCATACGTCGGAATCGGCCCTGTTGCATGCGGAACTCTGATACATGAAGATAGCGGCGGAAAATTTATCGCAGCGGAGCGTTTTGAAGGAATCAAAGATATCGGCAAATGGATGACCGCAGCCGACCGTACTTCGGTATATCCGTGTGAACATATCGACCGGAATATCTTTTTGGAAGAGGTTCTGCTGATGGGTTTCCGACTTTCGGAAGGGATTAACCGGCCGGCATTTGCACGGCGGTTCGGCGCGGATATTACTGCCTTTATCGGCAATACCCTCCGCCTCTGGGAAAAACGCAGGCAGTGCCGCATCGGAGCCGATCGGGTCTACCTTACTGAAGAAGGCCTGCTTTTTCTCAACCGCTTTTTAATCGATGCGCTGTCGGAACTGGATACAAAAGCACAATGCCCTGCCGGAAAGCCTCTTGACCTCGACGGTTAA
- the mtaB gene encoding tRNA (N(6)-L-threonylcarbamoyladenosine(37)-C(2))-methylthiotransferase MtaB, producing the protein MNVQLCSIRIETLGCRLNQTEAESFAALCTDAGFSIYTGHADYAGYAGTTPADTPTITAPESAAPIRLSSALPPEQTVLCFVNTCTVTGKAEQKARRLIRLLVKTHPHAVILVTGCYAQLEAAEIEALHPHILAFPGQQKDLLTEIPAYLAKLVADSAYFDTAFFLSAVRAYLTDLTTKAPQHTQNKPVQNSSVQNTSIHGIRENRLFALSSPHFLFHSRALLKIQDGCNDACAYCRIRLARGKSVSLPATEVLERLRCIEETGAHEVTLTGVNLSQYRSEAGDFADMLKLILENTEMRIRISSLYPDRIDETLVPLLAHPQICPHFHLSVQSGSDTVLKAMHRGYRKATIYQAVSELRRVKDNPFIGADIIAGFPGETEADFEETYRMCRELEFAGIHAFPFSARPGTEAWKMQPKVPERIAGQRMKKLNELAETQSASYLQAWDGKLICGVVEAPRNGQQTVITENYLSLLLIRDSLQERNLHGGEYVRVRVQGKNAVLTEIISDPHS; encoded by the coding sequence ATGAATGTTCAATTATGTTCAATACGAATTGAAACGCTCGGATGCAGGCTTAATCAAACGGAGGCTGAGTCCTTTGCCGCGCTGTGTACCGATGCAGGATTTTCCATCTATACCGGCCATGCCGATTATGCCGGATACGCCGGTACAACGCCTGCCGACACTCCAACGATAACAGCCCCGGAATCCGCGGCTCCCATTCGATTATCTTCCGCGCTGCCGCCCGAACAGACGGTTCTCTGCTTTGTGAATACATGCACGGTAACCGGCAAAGCGGAACAAAAGGCGCGCCGGCTGATCAGATTACTGGTGAAGACACACCCCCATGCTGTTATTCTGGTAACAGGCTGCTATGCGCAACTGGAAGCCGCGGAAATAGAAGCGCTACACCCCCACATACTCGCGTTTCCCGGACAACAGAAAGATTTATTAACCGAAATACCGGCATACCTTGCAAAATTGGTAGCCGACAGCGCTTACTTTGACACAGCCTTTTTTCTAAGCGCAGTGCGCGCCTACCTTACCGACCTGACAACCAAAGCTCCGCAGCATACACAAAACAAACCGGTACAAAACTCATCAGTACAAAATACATCCATACACGGCATACGGGAGAACCGGCTATTCGCACTCAGCTCCCCGCATTTTTTATTTCACTCACGCGCACTGCTGAAAATTCAGGACGGCTGTAACGATGCCTGTGCTTATTGCAGGATACGGCTTGCACGGGGAAAATCCGTGTCGCTGCCCGCCACCGAAGTCCTCGAACGGCTTCGCTGTATAGAAGAAACCGGTGCTCATGAAGTAACACTGACGGGCGTGAACCTGTCGCAGTACCGGAGCGAAGCCGGGGACTTTGCCGATATGCTCAAACTCATACTGGAAAACACTGAGATGCGTATCCGCATTTCGAGCCTTTATCCCGATAGGATCGATGAGACACTTGTTCCGCTGCTGGCACATCCGCAGATTTGCCCCCACTTCCACCTTTCCGTACAATCGGGCAGCGATACCGTCCTTAAAGCGATGCACCGAGGCTACAGGAAAGCTACCATATATCAAGCGGTTTCCGAACTTCGCCGCGTAAAGGACAATCCGTTTATCGGTGCGGATATCATCGCCGGTTTCCCCGGTGAAACGGAAGCTGATTTTGAGGAAACGTACCGGATGTGCCGTGAACTTGAGTTTGCGGGAATACATGCGTTTCCCTTCTCCGCCCGCCCGGGAACAGAGGCGTGGAAAATGCAGCCAAAAGTACCTGAACGGATTGCAGGTCAACGGATGAAAAAGCTGAACGAACTGGCGGAAACGCAATCCGCATCATATTTACAGGCATGGGATGGAAAACTGATATGCGGGGTTGTCGAAGCGCCGCGCAACGGACAGCAAACCGTTATCACGGAAAACTATCTTTCGTTGCTTTTAATACGGGATTCTTTACAGGAGCGTAATTTACACGGCGGCGAATATGTCCGTGTACGAGTGCAGGGAAAGAATGCCGTACTAACGGAAATCATCTCCGACCCGCACAGCTAA
- a CDS encoding methyl-accepting chemotaxis protein, whose translation MDTRKRNISLRAKILLAGVVILCILIICACAIIGFQVYQVNIKQYDRTSSQQFSLIEQTIMLFMQNNKNTAKVLAEHPIVQVADTSLNNYTTTKQNMILKNVPKGEIEQDIVTLFKRVYNGYSDIAEVFFGSKWGGFASSWDDTVSAGFDPRKRIWYQQAEAAGGDTVVTPAYMSTIGAPVICFSRQVLSPEGRFIGNLGLEVKLEQLTSFIDSIKVGKAGYVMLFQNDGTILADPMHRDLVFTKLDSTGNQYLKHFQDIGIETKVVTIDNIQWRIRVFAIDELGWKIAILMQNSEILESFYRIVVSMAAVGTGMLIVFFWLIFWFSKRVKGYFRKLQLIFAKMASGDLTGRFYIKKNDEIGRLMIDFNTTMDKVAGMINSLIHESKAMQHVGDDLYNNMAETASAINEISANVESIKRQAKTQASSVQKTGNVVENIIAQIQELDKEITVQANSVAHSSSAVEEMAANIVTITQTLEKNNDLIKEMYSMTREGKNGANTANSVVKQIAERSDALLEASLIIQNIASQTNLLAMNAAIEAAHAGETGKGFAVVADEIRKLAEESNAQGKQIGGVLKESIEIIRTLIAAGNGAEQTFDKVYELATRISDQEDFITRSMQDQMNANKEVLAAIKDINITTNTVQAGSSGMLSGSGEVAQEMNKLDGLTQVITNSMDEMSAGAIQINNAVVEVNDLVQKNKESIEILANKVKEFTI comes from the coding sequence ATGGATACTAGAAAAAGGAATATATCCCTGCGCGCTAAAATTTTGCTTGCCGGCGTCGTTATATTGTGTATTTTAATAATATGCGCTTGCGCTATAATCGGTTTTCAAGTATATCAGGTTAATATAAAACAATACGACCGAACCTCATCCCAGCAGTTCTCGCTGATAGAACAAACGATCATGCTGTTTATGCAAAATAATAAAAATACGGCAAAAGTGCTTGCAGAGCATCCTATCGTGCAAGTTGCTGATACCAGCCTCAATAATTATACGACTACAAAGCAGAACATGATACTGAAAAATGTACCGAAAGGAGAGATAGAGCAAGATATAGTAACGCTGTTTAAGCGTGTCTATAACGGATATTCCGATATCGCGGAAGTTTTTTTCGGATCAAAATGGGGCGGGTTTGCCAGTTCGTGGGATGATACCGTCAGCGCGGGATTTGATCCGCGAAAGCGTATATGGTATCAACAAGCGGAAGCTGCCGGTGGCGATACCGTTGTGACCCCTGCGTATATGTCGACGATAGGGGCCCCTGTTATCTGTTTTTCCAGACAAGTATTATCGCCGGAAGGGCGTTTTATCGGAAATCTGGGACTTGAGGTAAAACTTGAGCAACTTACTTCATTTATTGATTCGATAAAAGTCGGCAAGGCAGGATATGTAATGTTGTTTCAAAATGACGGGACTATTTTAGCCGATCCGATGCATCGAGATTTAGTGTTTACAAAGCTGGATAGTACCGGTAATCAATACCTTAAACATTTTCAAGATATCGGTATCGAAACGAAAGTTGTTACGATCGATAATATTCAGTGGCGGATACGGGTTTTTGCTATTGATGAATTAGGATGGAAAATAGCGATATTGATGCAAAATAGTGAGATATTGGAAAGTTTTTACCGAATCGTTGTCAGTATGGCAGCAGTCGGAACGGGGATGCTGATTGTATTCTTCTGGCTTATTTTCTGGTTCTCCAAACGGGTAAAAGGATATTTCCGAAAGTTGCAGCTTATCTTTGCAAAAATGGCATCCGGCGATCTGACCGGACGATTTTACATTAAGAAAAATGATGAAATCGGTCGTCTGATGATCGATTTTAATACGACAATGGATAAGGTTGCCGGTATGATTAATTCGCTTATCCATGAATCGAAGGCGATGCAGCATGTGGGAGATGATCTCTATAATAATATGGCCGAAACGGCAAGTGCAATAAACGAAATCAGTGCAAATGTGGAAAGTATTAAAAGGCAAGCAAAAACCCAGGCTTCGAGTGTTCAAAAAACCGGCAATGTAGTTGAAAATATTATTGCGCAAATTCAAGAACTGGACAAAGAGATTACAGTACAAGCAAATTCAGTTGCGCACTCTTCTTCTGCAGTTGAAGAAATGGCTGCAAATATTGTTACTATTACGCAAACGCTTGAAAAAAATAATGATTTGATAAAAGAGATGTATTCGATGACTCGTGAGGGGAAAAACGGCGCTAATACGGCAAACTCGGTAGTTAAGCAAATAGCAGAACGATCCGATGCACTTTTGGAAGCGAGTCTGATTATTCAGAATATTGCAAGCCAGACAAACTTGCTCGCTATGAATGCCGCTATCGAAGCCGCCCATGCGGGAGAAACCGGAAAAGGTTTTGCGGTTGTTGCAGATGAGATCCGTAAACTTGCGGAAGAATCAAATGCACAGGGAAAGCAAATCGGCGGTGTTCTGAAAGAATCTATTGAAATTATTCGTACGCTGATAGCTGCCGGTAACGGTGCCGAACAGACCTTTGATAAGGTATATGAACTTGCGACCCGAATTTCCGATCAGGAAGACTTTATTACGCGTTCCATGCAAGATCAGATGAATGCGAATAAAGAAGTATTGGCAGCGATTAAAGATATCAATATTACTACGAATACGGTACAAGCCGGTTCATCGGGAATGCTTTCGGGCAGCGGAGAAGTTGCGCAGGAGATGAATAAACTGGATGGATTGACTCAGGTTATTACCAACAGCATGGACGAAATGTCTGCCGGTGCTATTCAAATAAATAATGCCGTTGTAGAGGTAAATGATCTGGTTCAAAAAAATAAAGAAAGTATCGAAA
- a CDS encoding DUF2259 domain-containing protein, giving the protein MRKFYTIIVMAVFAAAVYAGDLANFVNLGFSADGTKFAFGQYGLQDKTYRAYAEIYAVDVGANTFLPNGIFRTSPSKQTEGKESKSTFLALQNRAQVSLSKWGISETRQGRVLYAQTEATEGNQTLFFRDFQTSDEYTVVLNTTQKSKTESSFYLTVEKTKPNGTKVKKEVGRPDYVRSGVKNYAVKKILMDDTSRALIFIIEKKERSVAGDSFRYMVEATLID; this is encoded by the coding sequence ATGCGAAAATTTTATACCATAATTGTTATGGCGGTCTTTGCGGCTGCCGTTTATGCCGGCGATCTTGCAAACTTTGTTAATTTAGGCTTTTCCGCTGACGGAACTAAGTTTGCTTTCGGCCAATACGGTTTACAGGATAAAACCTATCGCGCGTATGCCGAAATTTACGCTGTCGATGTAGGTGCCAATACTTTTCTCCCCAACGGTATTTTCAGAACATCTCCTTCAAAGCAAACGGAAGGAAAAGAAAGTAAATCGACTTTCCTTGCACTGCAGAATAGGGCTCAAGTTTCACTGAGCAAGTGGGGTATTTCCGAAACACGGCAGGGACGTGTTCTTTATGCGCAAACAGAAGCAACTGAAGGAAATCAAACACTATTTTTCCGCGACTTCCAGACAAGCGACGAATATACGGTTGTGCTTAATACGACACAAAAATCAAAAACGGAAAGTTCATTTTATTTAACGGTAGAAAAAACAAAACCGAATGGTACCAAGGTAAAAAAAGAAGTCGGCCGCCCCGATTATGTGCGAAGTGGTGTTAAAAATTATGCCGTTAAGAAAATACTGATGGACGATACCTCTCGCGCTCTGATTTTCATCATAGAAAAAAAAGAACGCTCTGTGGCAGGTGATTCGTTCCGTTATATGGTCGAAGCGACTTTAATCGACTAG
- a CDS encoding S26 family signal peptidase, with translation MEDFVLHIKTKDGEHFLTEFEVTKNDYNVKSENLPENWDTSLPFSGSYPEITLKEGEYFVLCDNRIASSDSRLWGPLQATTQIKGRILMRYWPFSRISIF, from the coding sequence ATGGAAGATTTTGTGCTGCATATCAAAACAAAAGACGGCGAGCATTTCTTAACTGAATTTGAAGTAACAAAAAACGACTATAACGTCAAAAGCGAAAACCTACCGGAGAATTGGGATACGTCACTGCCATTCTCGGGCTCTTATCCCGAAATTACGCTCAAAGAGGGGGAATATTTTGTACTCTGCGACAATCGAATTGCATCAAGCGATTCACGCCTCTGGGGGCCATTACAAGCGACAACACAGATTAAGGGACGCATCCTAATGCGATATTGGCCGTTTTCCCGCATTTCAATTTTCTAG
- a CDS encoding tetratricopeptide repeat protein, with amino-acid sequence MFAFRKRFPAGIALVFLTLFFPYCIYAQKGDDALVLYREGRYKESASVCLNEIERMPRNIDSYVVLTWALLADERYQEAADWTVKGREVSQYDPRLIESHAQALYHLGRNEESLHLFEEYIAYAPNGTKVSGVYYHIGELYLRMAKYRHADIAFSTAIRLEPLNSVWWTRLAYSREQAKEYRAALEAYSSALQLNKNSTDAQKGYERVLHRF; translated from the coding sequence GTGTTTGCTTTTCGCAAAAGATTTCCGGCAGGAATCGCATTAGTTTTTTTAACGCTCTTTTTTCCCTATTGTATTTATGCACAAAAGGGTGATGATGCGCTGGTATTATATCGTGAAGGCCGCTATAAAGAATCCGCATCGGTATGTTTAAACGAAATAGAACGAATGCCCCGCAATATCGACAGCTATGTTGTGCTGACATGGGCGCTGCTTGCCGACGAACGCTATCAGGAAGCGGCCGACTGGACAGTTAAAGGGCGGGAAGTTTCGCAATATGATCCGCGGCTTATTGAAAGCCATGCACAAGCGCTCTATCACCTTGGAAGGAACGAAGAGAGTCTGCATCTCTTTGAAGAGTATATCGCCTATGCGCCTAACGGTACGAAGGTAAGCGGCGTGTATTATCATATCGGAGAATTGTATTTGCGTATGGCAAAATACCGTCATGCCGATATAGCCTTTTCTACCGCTATCAGGTTGGAACCGCTCAATAGCGTGTGGTGGACGAGGCTTGCGTACTCGCGGGAACAGGCAAAGGAATACCGGGCAGCATTGGAGGCGTATTCGTCTGCATTGCAGCTGAATAAAAATTCAACCGATGCTCAAAAAGGTTATGAACGCGTACTGCACCGCTTTTAA
- a CDS encoding ATP-dependent DNA helicase, which yields MHYEDEAEERVYHRLNADTIAGYLEETGSFASFFDRYEERPSQLDLIRAITHCFNDSAIGVFEAGTGVGKSLAYLLPAFEWALANKVRIVISTGTINLQHQLVDKDVPDALKILGVCGEQSEQPQAVLIKGRQNYLCLRRLMQTVQEPDLFSQEAEELAAIQKWAQTCQDGARSSLPFMPAAGLWSKICSESDNCLGQRCPFYTDCFVMKLRKKAEKAALLIVNHHLLFADLASRKEGAGYDSTAVLPPFNAIIFDEAHTIEEAASGFFSRTFSRYDLTRCITTLSRTKKGKAAGCIEKITAVSTKAELMPAIIAALAKTQTAYSVLEARALSFCGNVSSLGFTQVPASKTAALLAACKDFYAELNILNVKLAVLITNAEPDEGSPYEEAVREGSLALHRLQDISETLENFFRWKELPEYVFWIEKYQSPAGEVPYFNQTPVDMSGLLRQAVFIPFDTVIALSATLKIGTSFSYWLGRVGLHPFSDKPVRTGTFESPFPYDKNVLLNIPTDAPAPDDEQFQQFVNTAVTKLIEMTGGKTLVLFTSYESLKQTCAYARTQLPDMELLQQGEDDRSRLLQTFKEHIESSLFATASFWAGIDVPGEALSHVILVKLPFAVPSAPLFRARADAIEKRGGSSFMQLSVPEAVVQFRQGFGRLMRSQTDRGIVTLLDKRALVKQYGRIFIDSIPKTKQCFASLEEIVYTVENFLY from the coding sequence ATGCACTACGAAGATGAAGCGGAGGAACGTGTATACCACCGCCTTAATGCCGATACAATAGCAGGCTATCTTGAAGAAACCGGCAGCTTTGCGTCTTTTTTTGACCGCTATGAAGAACGCCCGTCACAGCTTGATCTTATCCGCGCAATAACGCATTGTTTTAACGACAGCGCAATCGGTGTTTTTGAAGCAGGAACCGGCGTCGGAAAGAGTTTAGCCTACTTGCTGCCCGCCTTTGAATGGGCGCTTGCCAACAAAGTTCGTATTGTTATCTCCACCGGCACCATCAATTTACAGCATCAGCTCGTCGATAAGGATGTTCCCGACGCCTTAAAAATACTCGGTGTATGCGGTGAACAATCGGAACAGCCGCAGGCGGTGCTCATTAAGGGGCGGCAGAATTACCTTTGTTTGCGGCGGCTTATGCAAACGGTACAGGAACCTGATCTTTTTAGTCAGGAAGCGGAAGAGTTGGCAGCCATTCAAAAATGGGCGCAAACATGCCAAGACGGCGCCCGCTCTTCACTCCCGTTTATGCCCGCGGCAGGATTGTGGTCAAAGATTTGCTCCGAATCGGATAACTGCCTTGGGCAGCGCTGTCCTTTTTATACTGACTGTTTTGTGATGAAGCTGCGTAAAAAAGCGGAAAAGGCAGCGCTCTTAATTGTTAATCACCATCTGCTCTTTGCCGATCTCGCCAGCAGAAAAGAAGGCGCCGGTTATGATTCAACTGCCGTTCTGCCGCCCTTTAACGCAATCATCTTTGACGAAGCTCACACGATTGAAGAGGCGGCAAGCGGATTTTTTTCGCGTACCTTTTCCCGCTATGATTTAACCCGCTGTATTACAACGCTTTCCCGTACTAAAAAGGGAAAAGCCGCCGGCTGTATCGAAAAAATCACTGCGGTTTCTACTAAAGCCGAGTTGATGCCTGCTATTATCGCCGCTCTTGCAAAAACGCAAACGGCTTACTCCGTATTGGAGGCGCGGGCGCTCTCGTTTTGCGGGAATGTGAGCAGTCTCGGTTTTACACAGGTTCCGGCATCGAAGACGGCGGCGCTGCTTGCCGCGTGCAAGGATTTTTACGCGGAGCTGAATATCCTGAATGTCAAGCTCGCGGTGCTGATTACCAATGCCGAACCGGATGAAGGTTCTCCGTATGAAGAAGCGGTGCGGGAAGGTTCGCTTGCACTGCACCGGCTGCAAGACATTTCCGAAACGCTCGAAAATTTTTTCCGTTGGAAAGAACTGCCCGAGTATGTCTTTTGGATAGAAAAATACCAAAGCCCTGCGGGGGAAGTTCCGTACTTTAATCAAACGCCGGTGGATATGTCGGGTTTGCTGCGGCAGGCGGTATTCATCCCCTTCGATACCGTCATTGCCCTTTCCGCAACCCTGAAAATCGGCACGAGCTTTTCGTATTGGCTGGGCAGGGTCGGCTTGCATCCTTTTTCCGACAAGCCGGTGCGCACCGGTACCTTTGAATCGCCTTTCCCGTACGACAAAAATGTGCTCTTAAACATCCCGACCGATGCACCTGCCCCTGATGATGAGCAGTTTCAGCAATTTGTGAACACCGCCGTTACCAAATTGATTGAAATGACCGGAGGAAAAACGCTTGTCCTGTTTACTTCTTACGAGTCGTTAAAACAAACTTGTGCGTACGCCCGCACTCAGCTGCCCGATATGGAGCTTTTACAGCAGGGAGAGGACGACCGCAGCCGCCTCTTGCAAACCTTTAAGGAACATATCGAAAGCAGCTTATTCGCGACCGCATCGTTTTGGGCAGGCATCGACGTACCGGGAGAGGCGCTCAGCCATGTCATTTTGGTAAAACTCCCTTTTGCCGTGCCGAGTGCACCTCTTTTTCGCGCCCGTGCCGATGCCATCGAAAAAAGAGGCGGCAGCTCGTTTATGCAGCTGAGCGTCCCCGAAGCGGTTGTACAATTCCGGCAGGGCTTCGGCCGCCTGATGCGCTCGCAAACCGACCGCGGCATTGTAACGCTGCTCGACAAGCGGGCGCTTGTTAAACAGTACGGGAGAATTTTTATCGACAGTATTCCTAAAACCAAGCAATGCTTTGCATCTTTAGAAGAAATAGTTTATACTGTCGAAAACTTTTTGTATTGA
- a CDS encoding lysophospholipid acyltransferase family protein, translating into MLGVFCIICCIGTLAGWALLNRIAYAIHRSWCKKINAHISTVVAHRIFSIFSAYLNFHFRGDYSLVPRLPEQYLLISNHQSILDIVVFMNYLGGKRVRFVAKKELADYVPLVSVMLKSDEHCIVQRTGSPSQAMQAMDAFARRVMRNNWIPILFPEGTRSKNGEVGTFHSAGFRRFLSKAPMPVVVAAVDGGWNISSITRLATNLRGGAYRVKVLKIYPTPTTKEAQLKVLEEGKALIQEQLKVWRQLSK; encoded by the coding sequence ATGCTTGGTGTTTTTTGTATTATATGCTGTATCGGCACTTTGGCCGGATGGGCGTTATTAAACCGTATTGCTTATGCTATTCACCGCTCGTGGTGTAAAAAAATCAATGCACATATTTCGACCGTTGTCGCGCACCGTATCTTTTCGATTTTTTCTGCTTATCTTAATTTCCATTTCAGAGGGGATTATTCTCTTGTGCCGCGGCTGCCGGAACAGTATTTGCTGATTTCCAACCACCAAAGCATCTTAGATATTGTGGTGTTTATGAACTATCTCGGTGGAAAGCGGGTTCGTTTTGTTGCGAAGAAGGAACTGGCAGACTATGTGCCGTTAGTTTCCGTTATGCTGAAAAGTGACGAACACTGTATCGTGCAGCGTACCGGTAGTCCCAGTCAGGCCATGCAGGCAATGGATGCATTCGCGCGACGGGTGATGCGCAACAATTGGATACCGATACTCTTTCCTGAGGGAACCCGCTCAAAGAATGGCGAAGTCGGAACTTTTCATTCGGCCGGTTTCCGGCGGTTTTTATCCAAGGCTCCGATGCCGGTAGTTGTTGCCGCGGTTGACGGCGGATGGAATATCTCTTCGATAACACGGCTTGCAACCAATCTACGTGGAGGCGCATATCGGGTAAAAGTTCTTAAAATATATCCGACACCCACTACAAAAGAAGCCCAGTTAAAAGTTTTGGAAGAAGGTAAGGCTTTGATACAAGAACAGCTTAAAGTCTGGCGACAGCTGAGTAAGTAA
- a CDS encoding bactofilin family protein — protein MTETDKIALIDLDEEDYDTVLAEDIVFDGIIKFEKPFMIKGAVQGTIQSSSDLMISEYAKVKAKINADRVIIKGEVIGNVTATTSVHVFASGKLTGDVTAPEVILDSGCFFSGICTMNRH, from the coding sequence ATGACAGAAACGGATAAAATAGCGTTGATAGATTTGGATGAAGAAGATTACGATACGGTTTTAGCTGAGGATATTGTCTTTGACGGGATCATTAAGTTTGAAAAGCCCTTTATGATAAAGGGTGCCGTACAAGGAACCATTCAATCTTCAAGCGATTTAATGATCAGTGAATATGCAAAAGTAAAGGCAAAGATAAACGCAGACCGCGTTATTATTAAAGGCGAGGTCATCGGTAATGTTACTGCTACAACATCCGTACATGTATTTGCCTCAGGTAAATTAACCGGCGACGTAACAGCTCCCGAAGTAATACTGGATAGCGGTTGTTTTTTCAGCGGAATTTGTACGATGAATCGGCACTAG